A part of Acaryochloris thomasi RCC1774 genomic DNA contains:
- the mazF gene encoding endoribonuclease MazF gives MIYVPEQGDVVWIDFNPQIGHEQAGRRPALILSPLSYNRKVRLALLCPITNRVKGYPFEVVIPSNEKVSGVILSDQVKSLDWQKRNVEFIAKLPDEIVDEVMKKLKTLLP, from the coding sequence ATGATCTATGTTCCAGAACAGGGTGATGTGGTTTGGATTGACTTCAATCCTCAGATAGGACATGAACAAGCCGGTAGGCGTCCAGCCTTGATCTTGTCGCCTTTGTCCTACAACCGTAAAGTCCGTCTAGCACTTTTGTGTCCTATTACCAACCGGGTTAAGGGGTACCCCTTTGAAGTTGTTATCCCGTCAAACGAAAAGGTCTCGGGCGTGATTCTCTCGGATCAAGTCAAAAGCTTAGATTGGCAGAAGCGCAACGTTGAATTTATTGCCAAGCTCCCTGATGAGATTGTCGATGAGGTTATGAAGAAGCTGAAAACGTTGCTTCCCTAA
- a CDS encoding AbrB/MazE/SpoVT family DNA-binding domain-containing protein, with protein MKTKVQKWGNSLALRIPKSFAAEILLRPDTEVELSMVKGKLVITPILEASYSLEQLLEDVTEENIHAEVETGASVGNEAW; from the coding sequence ATGAAAACTAAAGTGCAAAAGTGGGGCAATAGCTTAGCCCTACGGATTCCCAAATCATTTGCGGCAGAGATCCTTCTGCGGCCTGATACTGAAGTTGAGTTAAGTATGGTTAAGGGTAAATTGGTTATCACTCCCATCCTTGAAGCCAGCTATTCCTTAGAACAGCTACTTGAAGATGTTACCGAAGAGAATATCCATGCTGAAGTAGAGACAGGAGCCTCCGTTGGCAATGAGGCTTGGTGA
- a CDS encoding cysteine desulfurase family protein, translating to MVAKRPIYLDHQATTPVDSEVVTAMLPYFTEHPGNPSSSHLFGWEAEAAVKQARRMLADVIRATPEEIIFTSGATEANNLAIKGIAEAYLQKGRHIVTVQTEHNAVLEPCRYLETLGFEVTYLPVQDQGLIDLNRLEQTLRSDTVLVSVMAANNEIGVLQPLAEIGALCQRHQVLFHTDAAQAIGKIPLDVEAMQIDLLSITAHKLYGPKGIGALYLRRGTRMASQLHGGGQERSLRSGTLATPLIVGLGKAVELAMHHQETEGHRLAQLRDDLWHQLQKLEGIYLNGHPTQHLPGCLNISVVGVDGTRLLRELQPNLAVSSGSACASAKPTPSHVLTALGRDPVLARASLRFGMGRFNTATDINQAASHVIAAVQTLRQPHRAIKL from the coding sequence ATGGTAGCCAAGCGTCCTATATATCTAGACCACCAAGCCACAACACCGGTTGACTCCGAAGTGGTCACGGCCATGCTGCCTTACTTCACCGAACACCCAGGCAATCCCTCCAGCAGTCACCTCTTCGGCTGGGAAGCAGAGGCCGCCGTCAAACAGGCGCGCCGTATGCTTGCCGACGTAATCCGCGCGACCCCAGAAGAAATAATCTTTACCAGCGGTGCTACAGAGGCCAACAACTTAGCCATCAAAGGAATCGCTGAAGCCTATCTCCAAAAGGGGCGTCACATTGTGACCGTCCAAACAGAACATAATGCAGTCCTCGAGCCCTGCCGCTACCTTGAAACGCTGGGTTTTGAGGTCACCTATCTACCGGTTCAAGACCAAGGACTCATCGATCTCAACCGGCTTGAGCAGACCCTGCGCTCCGACACCGTTCTAGTCTCTGTGATGGCTGCGAATAATGAAATTGGCGTTCTTCAGCCTCTTGCAGAAATCGGCGCTCTTTGCCAGCGCCATCAGGTGTTGTTCCACACCGATGCAGCCCAAGCCATCGGCAAAATCCCCCTAGACGTAGAGGCGATGCAGATCGACCTCCTGTCGATCACTGCCCACAAGCTATACGGCCCCAAAGGAATCGGTGCTCTTTACCTGCGCCGAGGCACTCGCATGGCAAGCCAACTTCACGGCGGCGGTCAGGAGAGAAGCTTGCGGTCAGGGACGCTTGCCACACCGTTGATTGTTGGTCTCGGCAAAGCGGTCGAACTCGCGATGCATCATCAGGAAACAGAGGGCCATCGGCTGGCACAACTCCGAGACGATCTGTGGCATCAGCTCCAAAAGCTAGAAGGTATTTATCTCAATGGCCATCCCACTCAGCACCTGCCGGGATGCTTGAACATCAGTGTGGTAGGCGTTGATGGCACTCGTCTTTTGCGTGAACTGCAGCCTAACCTAGCGGTTTCCTCTGGTTCTGCCTGTGCCTCAGCGAAACCAACTCCATCCCATGTACTGACGGCTCTGGGACGTGATCCGGTGCTAGCGCGTGCTTCTCTGCGCTTTGGTATGGGCCGCTTCAATACAGCCACCGATATTAATCAGGCTGCATCTCACGTCATTGCCGCCGTGCAAACGCTGCGCCAGCCGCACAGAGCCATCAAGCTTTGA
- a CDS encoding DIP1984 family protein codes for MKLAEALIQRADCQKKIVQLRQRLNRSAKVQEGEQPPENPQELLMELEDAIATLTTLIQRINRTNSSTEFNNGNLSDALAQRDTLMTKRSVLENLIQEASITQNRYSRSEVRFISTVDIADLQRQIDRASQEHRLLDAQVQALNWQVELLDA; via the coding sequence ATGAAACTTGCAGAAGCTCTAATTCAACGGGCTGATTGTCAAAAGAAAATTGTGCAACTACGCCAGCGACTAAACCGCAGTGCCAAAGTGCAAGAGGGTGAACAGCCGCCTGAGAACCCTCAAGAGCTGTTGATGGAATTAGAAGATGCGATCGCAACTCTAACAACCCTCATCCAGCGCATCAATCGCACCAACTCCAGCACTGAGTTTAACAACGGCAACTTGTCTGACGCCCTAGCGCAGCGAGATACACTAATGACCAAGCGTAGCGTCCTCGAAAACTTAATTCAGGAAGCCTCAATTACGCAAAATCGTTACAGCCGTTCAGAAGTGCGGTTTATCAGTACCGTTGATATTGCCGATTTACAGCGGCAGATCGACCGTGCCTCCCAGGAGCATCGCCTCCTAGATGCGCAGGTACAGGCTCTGAACTGGCAAGTAGAGCTGCTGGATGCCTAG
- a CDS encoding RtcB family protein, which yields MTKVNFEYMAHKSGHPIKAWIKGVDVGEEAIAQLKNVASLPFIYKHVAAMPDVHWGRGATIGSVIATKGAVVPAAVGVDLGCGMMALQTTLTANDLPDNLDAMRSAIESVVPHGRTDNGGRGDRGAWHDLPEIVSTFWKGFESRYQLIESKHPKAISKNNARHLGTLGTGNHFIEVCLDECDRIWVMLHSGSRGLGNRIGSYFIRKAKQEMERYFIDQFLPDKDLAYLVEHSELFDDYVEAVAFAQDFALANRKVMMKRTLEAIRSVLPELEVSVTEMAVNCHHNYIRRENHYGNNVWVTRKGAVSAREDELGIIPGSMGTASYIVKGKGSKDSFCSCSHGAGRRMSRGQARREITLEQHQAALKGISARLDSEVLDESPAAYKDIDQVMAAQTDLVDVVHSLRQVVNVKG from the coding sequence ATGACCAAAGTAAATTTTGAGTACATGGCCCACAAAAGTGGGCACCCCATCAAAGCCTGGATTAAAGGCGTCGATGTCGGCGAAGAAGCGATCGCACAGCTCAAAAACGTCGCCAGTCTACCCTTCATCTACAAACATGTCGCTGCCATGCCCGATGTCCACTGGGGCAGAGGCGCAACCATCGGCTCTGTCATTGCCACTAAAGGCGCAGTGGTCCCCGCCGCCGTCGGTGTGGATCTGGGCTGCGGGATGATGGCTTTGCAAACCACTCTGACAGCGAACGACCTACCCGATAATCTGGATGCGATGCGGTCTGCCATTGAGTCCGTGGTGCCTCACGGTCGGACTGATAATGGGGGACGTGGCGATCGCGGTGCATGGCATGACCTGCCTGAGATTGTCAGCACCTTCTGGAAAGGGTTTGAGTCTCGCTATCAGCTCATTGAGTCCAAGCATCCCAAGGCGATTAGCAAGAACAACGCCCGTCATCTGGGAACGCTGGGAACTGGCAACCACTTCATTGAAGTGTGTTTGGATGAATGCGATCGCATCTGGGTCATGCTCCATTCTGGCTCTAGAGGTCTAGGGAACCGGATTGGCTCCTACTTCATCCGCAAAGCCAAGCAAGAAATGGAACGGTACTTTATCGATCAATTTCTACCCGATAAGGATTTGGCCTATCTGGTGGAGCATTCTGAGCTATTCGACGATTATGTCGAAGCGGTGGCCTTTGCCCAAGATTTCGCCTTAGCCAACCGCAAGGTGATGATGAAGCGAACGCTTGAGGCGATTCGATCTGTGCTGCCAGAGCTAGAGGTCTCTGTGACAGAGATGGCGGTCAACTGCCATCACAACTACATTCGCAGAGAGAATCACTATGGCAATAATGTCTGGGTGACTCGCAAGGGAGCTGTCAGCGCCCGTGAAGACGAGCTGGGCATTATCCCTGGCTCTATGGGAACTGCCTCTTACATCGTCAAAGGCAAAGGGAGCAAAGATAGCTTCTGCTCTTGTTCTCACGGTGCTGGTCGGCGCATGTCTCGGGGACAAGCCCGCCGAGAGATTACGCTTGAGCAACATCAAGCGGCGTTGAAAGGCATCTCGGCCCGACTCGATTCTGAAGTGTTGGATGAAAGCCCAGCCGCCTACAAAGATATCGATCAGGTGATGGCGGCTCAAACTGATCTTGTCGATGTAGTGCATTCACTACGGCAGGTGGTGAATGTGAAGGGGTAA